A single Streptomyces sp. 2114.4 DNA region contains:
- the asnB gene encoding asparagine synthase (glutamine-hydrolyzing), whose product MAFPGQRPANFPGGRLMCGVAGWVSFRQDLSHEENILAGMTNSMTCRGPDASGQWLSRHAALGHRRLSIIDLPGGTQPMTVDTPGGPVTLSYSGETYNFVELRDELCKRGHTFRTRSDTEVVLRGYLEWGAAIAERMVGMCAIAVWDSRYERLTLIRDRMGTKPMHYYRTEDGLLFGSEPKAILAHPDVKPVVDMEGMRQLFSFFTSSENAVWAGMKVMTPGTVIEFDRNGLREHTYWQLSAEEHTDDLDTTVARVRQMVEDNVRHELVADVPLGLLLSGGLDSSALAGLASGHLAAKGERARTFSVDFPGQSENFQPHEMADSADAPYAKEMAAHIGSEHHDIVLDHRRLSDPDLRRSVVAAWDLPWGMGDINGSMYLLFKAVREHVTVALSGEAADEIFAGHVWHQSKAARYGSTFPWHTTWLKRVDCSAYLTGDFRAALDSEAYTADRFQEATARVPYLDGEDEEQRMYRRSLHLGLNHFMRVLEDRVDRMAMAVGLETRVPFCDYRLAQYLYNVPWTMQTFDGREKSLLRASVKDVVTRSVVERRKSPYPSTQDTLYCGALQEQVKILLKEPNSPVFDLFDRAKLAEAAELSPQQIAGAPRAAFEKVLDLAVWFEIRNPELRY is encoded by the coding sequence ATGGCGTTCCCAGGCCAGCGACCAGCGAACTTTCCAGGAGGACGGCTGATGTGCGGTGTCGCCGGATGGGTCAGTTTTCGTCAGGACCTCTCGCATGAGGAGAATATTCTCGCGGGAATGACCAACTCCATGACCTGCCGCGGCCCCGACGCTTCCGGGCAGTGGCTGTCGAGGCATGCGGCCCTCGGGCACCGCCGGTTGTCGATCATCGATCTGCCCGGTGGGACACAGCCCATGACGGTGGATACGCCCGGAGGGCCCGTCACCCTGAGCTACAGCGGCGAGACGTACAATTTCGTCGAGCTGCGTGATGAACTGTGCAAACGAGGTCACACATTCCGGACCAGGAGTGACACCGAGGTCGTGCTGCGCGGATACCTCGAATGGGGTGCGGCAATCGCGGAACGCATGGTGGGAATGTGCGCCATCGCGGTGTGGGATTCCCGGTACGAGCGGCTCACTCTGATCAGGGACCGCATGGGAACGAAGCCCATGCACTACTACCGGACCGAGGACGGTCTGCTCTTCGGATCCGAGCCCAAGGCGATTCTCGCGCACCCTGACGTCAAGCCTGTCGTGGACATGGAGGGAATGCGTCAGCTCTTCAGCTTCTTCACGTCGTCCGAGAACGCCGTATGGGCCGGCATGAAGGTGATGACGCCCGGGACGGTCATCGAGTTCGACCGCAACGGGCTGCGCGAGCACACCTACTGGCAGCTGTCCGCCGAGGAGCACACCGACGACCTGGACACGACGGTGGCCCGGGTACGGCAGATGGTGGAAGACAACGTGCGGCACGAGCTGGTCGCCGATGTGCCGCTGGGCCTCCTGCTCTCCGGCGGCCTCGACTCCAGCGCGCTGGCGGGGCTGGCGAGTGGGCACCTGGCCGCCAAGGGGGAGCGGGCCCGCACCTTCTCGGTGGACTTCCCCGGCCAGAGCGAGAACTTCCAGCCTCATGAGATGGCCGACTCCGCCGACGCGCCGTACGCCAAGGAAATGGCCGCGCACATCGGTTCCGAGCACCACGACATCGTGCTCGACCACCGCAGGCTGTCCGACCCCGACCTCCGGCGCTCCGTTGTGGCGGCGTGGGACCTTCCCTGGGGCATGGGCGACATCAACGGCTCGATGTATCTGCTGTTCAAGGCAGTACGTGAGCACGTGACCGTGGCGCTCAGCGGCGAGGCCGCCGACGAGATCTTCGCCGGCCACGTCTGGCACCAGTCGAAAGCCGCGAGGTACGGCAGCACCTTCCCGTGGCACACCACCTGGCTCAAGCGGGTCGACTGCTCCGCCTACCTGACAGGCGATTTCCGGGCCGCTCTGGACTCCGAGGCCTACACGGCCGACCGCTTCCAGGAGGCAACCGCGCGCGTACCGTACCTGGACGGCGAGGACGAGGAACAGCGGATGTACCGGCGGTCGCTGCATCTGGGGCTCAACCACTTCATGCGGGTGCTGGAGGACCGCGTCGACCGGATGGCGATGGCGGTGGGCCTGGAGACCCGCGTGCCGTTCTGCGACTACCGCCTGGCGCAGTACCTGTACAACGTGCCGTGGACGATGCAGACCTTCGACGGCAGGGAGAAGAGCCTGCTGCGCGCCTCGGTCAAGGACGTGGTGACCCGGTCCGTGGTGGAGCGCCGCAAGAGCCCCTACCCGTCCACCCAGGACACGCTGTACTGCGGCGCCCTGCAGGAGCAGGTCAAGATCCTGCTCAAGGAGCCGAACAGCCCGGTATTCGACCTGTTCGACCGGGCCAAGCTCGCCGAGGCGGCCGAGCTGTCGCCGCAGCAGATCGCCGGCGCCCCGCGAGCGGCTTTCGAGAAGGTCTTGGACCTGGCGGTGTGGTTCGAGATCCGCAACCCGGAACTGCGGTACTGA